DNA sequence from the Halobacterium sp. DL1 genome:
GAATCTACGTGACGGAGCGCGGCGTTCAGGTCTTGGGGAATTTGTTGTTCAATTGGAGTCACGGGCAGCAAAAGCCGATGGTCGCGGATATTACGTTCTCGACCGAAGACGGGGAGCTCCCGTTGCAGGCTGATATCCGTAATGCTGCGCCGGACTACACGTTTGCGTCGTTCGAGTCGGTGCAGGCGGCGTGTGAGTTGGCGCTGGAGATTCTGCTTCGCCACGAGTGGTATCATCACCAGACGGAGCTTTTGGCGACGTACTTGGAGGACGTTGCTGGTGAGATGCTGTATCGAGACTATGTGGAGGAAGCGTATCGACCGGCGCGTCCCGGGAAGGATTGCTTGGAGGAATCGCTGGCGAATGCGTACGTGGCGCGTAGCCGGGCGTGTATGCGGCGAGCACCGTCAACGCCCGCATTCCATACGTTGTTCGAATATTCGACGCGGTTCCAACCGGACGCGTACCGTGCATACGAACGGTTTACCGGACAGGACTTCCGGGTCGGTGGCCGGCATCTCGCGCATCTTCTTCACACTGCAGACGCTACTGATGCTGCAGCATCTCTCGGTGATCGGAGCCAGCAAACGCTTCTCGGTTCTCGACTACCCTTCGATACGTCGATTGATCGGGCGACGAGCACTCGCCGCATCCCAGTGTACGTGGTTCAGCCTGCATCGCCAACACCGAACTTAGAGTATTTCAAGTATGTTGCGTTGGAGACTGACTACACCATTCGTCGGACTGATGACTTCGAAAAGAAGTACGAACGGTCGGATAACACGGTTCGAGAGCGGGTGGATCGGGCAATCGAGAAGCTTGAGACGAATGTTAATATGCCTGGGTTCAACTGGCGGAATTGCCGGACAGGGTATCAGTATGTGCGGATCAACGAGCAAATGCGGATGATCGTTGACCGCGATAACTCTATTGAGGAGGTCAAACTGGTTGACTTTGATACTGACCACGATCTCCCTCGGGAGTACGGGTGTTATAACTGACAGACACCGAAAATACCCGTCGGGGGTACTCGGATAATTAGCATAAACCGCAGTCTGCGAATAAAGGTTTGCCAGGGATTGAGCTGAATTTTTCTGCAAACTCTGAGTTCATGGGTGAGGAATATTCTACTTGATATTAGAGTATGGCATCAGTGGTTTTCAGTCACGTAGAATTCCAGAAAGAGATTCAGCAATTCGGTCAACGTTGTCTTCGTCGATTACTCCGGCTACCCGTCCGGATAACATTGGGCTGTACTCTGTGACTTCTTTCTCGCCAACCCCGTACCAGAGTGGCAAGATGATATCAGTGTTATCGTTTTCGCGGGACATCAACCCCTCAAGTTCCTCTTCAGGCCACTGTTTGCCGAAATACGCCTCTGACAAGATTATTATTCCGTGGTTTGAGTTGGCCAATCCGTCATCGATCGACCGCCGTAACCGATCTCCGATTTGGAGTTCAAACTCGTCGAACCAAACATCAAATTCCCGGTCACGCAGTTCATTAGCGAGGGGCCGGGCGACTGGATCCTTGTCCTCGCCGGCGTGAGAGATAAACACATCGTAGGAATTGTTCGCTGATTCATTGTCGACATTATCTCGACTCTCTTGGCCCTCCTCGGTCTCCTCGGTCTCTTCAGGTTCGCCGCTACCTCTTTCGTTCATTCCCGGGCAGCCACCGGACAATTCATCGTATCGCTCAAATCCAGGTATGGTAAGTTGAAATCCAGAATAGGTTCCAGACCTCTCCCTATAATAGACTAGTCCCTCATCTTTGAGCTGCTGTATTCTAGTCGCTACCGTTTGGTCACTGAGATTGAAATCATACAAGGTCAAGATATCGTGTACCTCTGATATCGGTACAGCATCATAACCGTTACAGGCTGAAATCCAGTAGACTGCCAGCCCCACCAGATCCTGCTGAGTGTCATAATTAGATTGATCGGCGAATTCGGAGAACATGTTCACAATACGTGATTGATCAGGTGCCAATATAATGAAACCACGGTTACCTAATCCCCCGTCCAGAGTGACACAACACAGTCCCTTGGCTGCGCAGCATGTAGAAGTAGCCGGGTTAGCACGACCGAAAGGGTTAATATTTGTGTGTACGTATGTACGTACATATGTCCCGGCCACAGATATCGGACGATCTCACTCAGGTCGTCGAGGAGATCCACAGGGAGGAAACCGGAACGAGACCCAGCAGTTTCGAGGAAGCATTGGAAACTGTTGTCCAGATGGCCGATCACGGCCTTGGCGAAGACGGGTGGTATCCTGGAAAATACGCTGGAAAGGCCTTCGAACGGGTCTTGGGAGGTAATAACGCTGAATCCTCCGTCCAGAACCGTGTGCAACAGCAGGGCTCTTTAGTCTCACAGGTATCGGTGGTTGATCCCGACCGGCAGGCAGTGTTCAAGCAAATCCTTGAGGACGACTACACAGTCACTATCCCTGAAGTCGAGCAGACAGCGTTAAGCTTGACGCCGGGAGAAGTACTGCAGGTCATCGCTTACCCCGCGGGGTCATCTGACAACGTTTCGGAAGAGGAAAACAGCGATGAGTAGTCCCGGTATGACTGGACCCGGCGATTTTACCAGCAGTTCGAGTAACTACGTCCCAGCCAAGATTTCGTTCATGGAGTGGCTGCAAGAGGAGGCTCAGAAGCGAGGGTACGACCCGGAACTTGACCGATACAATCGGGTTCTCTATGAGCGGCCATTTATTGCTGTCAGGACTCGGGCGAGTGTTCAACAGCAGTCACCGTTCAAGTTCAAGGTCAACGATGAGGTCAACGCAGATGTCTCCGAGTTTCAGAATGCGTACTCTATCGTACTTGATCTACATTCTCCATTCGATTTCGACCCATCGTTGGACGACTTCTACCCCCTGACCCTGACGTACTACCGGGTGTCGACGAACCAAGACAAGAATGGGGACTACCCGATCGGTATATATCTTAAAGACAACCGAGTCAATCGCCACAAGAACTCGGCCGACTACCTGTTCCCACCCGATGATTCCGATTTCGACCCTGGTTCGGATGATTCCGATGATTGGCAAAATCGGATGTCGGATCAGACGCGCAGGCTCAACGATATAGCCCAGGACCTTACCCAAGATTGAAATCCATCGATCCCGGTCGTGCGTCTGGCCGTGTATCAGGTTCACCGCTCATTCCCCTATCCATTTGCCGGTGTAAGCTGTAGATATGCCGAGGAGGATCAACGATGTACATCGGAGTTGACGGCTGTGTGGACGGGTGGGTCACGGTTTGCTATGACAACGAAGGATATACCGAGACACGCCTGTACGCGGATATCGAAGAGTTATGGTATAATCACGGCGAGTCCGCGGAGACGATTTTGATTGACATCCCGATTGGGCTCAGGGAAGATTCGAACGCGAAACGACCCTGCGACGATGTGGCCCGGCAGAAACTCAGCCCGAACCGGTACTCCAGCGTGTTCCCTGTCCCGGTGAGAGACGCCGTCTACGCAGAGAGTTACGAAGCCGCGAAGGCGGCGCAAGAACGGCAAACTGATGGGAGTCTCGGTGTTCAATCGTGGAACATTGCGGATAAAATCGCGCAGCTCGACGCGTTCCTTCGTGAAACCGAGTCCGATGCGGTCGGTGTCATCCGCGAAGCACACCCCGAGGTTTGCTTCTGGGCGTTCAACGACAAGACGGCGACCGAGTACTCGAAGACTGGTCAGCCCGCCGCGGCATTCTGGGAACGAGCGGCGATTCTGGAGGAGACCGACTCGGGAGTATTGGCGCATGTTCGTGATGCGGGTCGTGACTTGGACGGCGAGGTCGGGAATGACGACATCGTCGATGCATTCGCGTTAGCACTCACTGCGAGTCAGAAGACTGGGACGTTACGGACTCTTCCCAAAGAGTGGCCTAAGGATGATGAGGGTGATCCAACTGGTGATCTCCCCATGGAGATGGTTTACGCGTTCTCAACGTCATAGCTTACTGATCAGGCTCGCCAATTTTGTGACCGTGCCTGGCCTCACCGCATAGTATGAGAGGCCTGCCGGCAATTCACATATCGAACTTCCGCCCGACTCGTTCCGTTGGGCGATCGTCACTCACTCGCCAGAATCCTTGTGGCCAGAATGACTCTTCGTAGTCGAGCAGCCGGTTGACTGTCTCTGGTTCCACATCGATGGAGTCGTCGTAGTCCTCCACGACGTAGATGTCGAGTGCTGGGCCGCCGTCCCAATATTCGTCGCGGACGTGTTCTGTGTGGGCCATCGGCCCGACGCGTCCGGTCGCAGTGTATCGGCTTTCCGAGTTCCGGTAGATCAGGAGCGGGTCGCCGCGCTCCATTCGTTCGAGATTTCGACGGTTTCGCTCCCAGGAACCCTGTTCCGGATCGGTTCGGACGCCCCATACCCGGGCGCGTTCGGGAAATGAGTCGGGCCGGTTGTTCCAGTCCGACAGGTCGATTGGTTCGGCGAGTGTTCGCTGAAAGGACGGTTCGTCTACAGGTACGAGCCACAAGTTCATGTGTCCCTCGTGACGCTGCAGTAACTAAGTCGATAGGGAGTAGCGTCGTTTTGAAATCCGGAGCGTTCCACAGTCCCCGAATCCTTTGTCAGTCAATAACAGCTCCGAACTGTTCCTAACGGGGAAGAGGGAGGACTAATGGGATGTCGGAGTGACTACTTCTTATGCCGGTTTTGAAGGAATATGCGGACTCCAACGAGAAGGACGGGTACTACGTTCATGCTTACGTCTATGGGATGAGTCATCCGCTGCCGTTACAAACGCCAGAGGTAACCGAGAAGGTCTATCGGGAACTCGGCTATAAGCCGTTGAAACCAGGGGATGATGGCGGTGTTGATGTCCCGAAGCACTTGACGTGGACACTTTACGAGGTCGGACTACACTGGACTGGAAATTCAGGGCCGCAGGAGGATGCTTCAGAACTTGATTCTGATGATTTTCGTGACGCGGCAGGGCCGTCGCTCTCGGAAGCGGATGTGAGAACAATCCGTGACTTCACTGAGGATTACAGCGGTCAGTACTCATCCCGCATCAAAGAGCTACGTGCTGAGTTCACCGAAGGTTCCAGTGGTAAGTCGACCGGTGAAACATCACCGTCGTTCACAGAATTACTGCAGGAAATGTCGGCAGATGTCAGTTTCAACGACGAAGTAGAGGCGTTATTAGATAACTGGCAGCCAGACCGCGTCAAACCAGACGACTACGATCCCGAGGAAGCAGAGGGATTCCTCACCCAATTTTACACCACTCGGTCCGAGTACCGGGAACGGCTGGATTCTGTACCAGAACTGAACACACGGTTCGAGGAATACAGCAACCACTCGTGGGAAGTGAACTCGATCAAAGGAGTGACAGTCGACTCAGACAGTGACAGCCGAGGGCTGAGACTCGTTTTCCAACTGGATGACGACTCCAAGCTGGACGAGTGGGGGGTGACAGATTATCGGGGAACAGGTGACACCCGAGATTTCATGATTGCTGCAGATATCGGCAGTCGAAGCTACTCGTTCGAGATCTCGGATAACTATATCAGTGACTTTGAAATCACAGTTGCGCATGGACACGTCGGGAAATTCGATCTGCCGCCTGACGATTTCTGGGGATATGAAGTAGAGAACCAGGATCCGAACGAAATCATGCATACCTTGCTCTCGGACTGCAGTCACCTGCTCCCGATTATTGCGGGCTTCTTCGACGAGATCCCGTCTTACAATCTGGAATCAACTGACCCAGGCGACCACTCAATTTTCCTCCCGTGAGACACTCTGATGTCCGCGGATCTCTATTGTGGCTGCGGGCAGTAGAACAGTTCAACAGCGAGTTCGACGCAGAGACGTGAGTGTTGCAGCAGGGTCAGTGGGTATTGAGTGCTACTGATCCTTGGGGTCGTAGAATTTGTTCGCCCAGGAGCGCTTGTGGAGTTTCAGTTGGATTTCTTCGCCGTCGTCCCATTGGTTGTCGAATCCGCCAAAGCGGTAGCCACATCCCTCTTCGAGGGTGATGTCGTCGTTGAAGACGACGCAGGGTCGCTGGACGTCGCCTCTGTCGCTGTCGCTGAGCATGACTTTCTGTTTCGGTGTGTGGCTGCGGAGGTCGATGGTGTAGTTGACGAATGCTTTCGTCGTTACAAACCGATCTGCGCCGTCGAATTCGTCGATGTGGATGAACGGTGGGCTGCTCATCAGTCGGCACCTCCCTGGACGACAGTGATTTGACCGGAGGTTTGCTCGGCCGGTTGTGGGTTGCCACAGGTGGGGCAGCGCCTGTGTGTGATCGGGTCGATGAGGTCGTCGCAAGCATCGCACATCACGAGGCCGCTGTGTTGGAGGCGGCCGTCGTTGATGAGGACCGTTCGCAGCCAGCCGTCACGGACGAGCATGAGTGCGTCTGTGGGTTCGTAGAGCCGGGCGTGGCTGCATCGGGCTGCGGGGGCGTCAACGGGTGTGGCGCTGAACCAGGCTGATGCGAGGGGTTGGTGTGCGGGGGTTCGTTCGTGCCACCGGTCGCGGGCGTGTTGTTTGATTAGCGGGAGATACGTCTGGTCGAGGTTGGGTTGTACGGACATCTATCGAATTGGTTGTCTGGAGTAGTACATCGCCGTCTGGAAGTCAGTGGCTGCGAAGCAGGGAGTACCGAACGCTGACCAGCGTTGCCACTGGCCGCGTCGATATGTGCTAAGGAGACTGAGACCTGACGAAGGAACTCTTCAACGAGGGCTGATTCCTCTCAGTGATGGGTCGAAGGGCCTCTAAGGGGTGTCGCTGACTAACGACGAGAAACGATGCTTTCGAGCGCGAATTGCGCGCACGGACTATGGTACCCTCTGGAAGGGGTTCGCTTGCTGGGCCGAAGCCCATCGATTATTCCCGTGCGTGTTGGTTACGAAGCCCCCTTCGAAGGCCAAAGTGGGAGTCTAAAGAGACCCACCTCTTTCGAAGGGGGAAGCCGAATCCCGCGATAATTCGCGCGTGAACTGGCAGCCAGGCCGTCTCTCCGCCTTACGGCGGATCCGACGACCGACGACCCTAAATACGCATATTGTCGCAGGGAATACTTAAAAGAAAATTACCAATATGTATGTCCATCTGATTTAGGATGTCCAGTGTGAATGTACCGGTAGTCAGTGGGGGGTATCACCCGCTATTTTCCTTGCTATCAGTGTTAGCTGTGACGTCTGATCCGTCTCGATCGCTGGGGCTGAAAAACGCCTCCTTTTTCAGTTCACGTTTGACGAGTTGGGACACACTGTATAGATCCGCTTTCGAGACATCCTGTTGATCCAGTATCTCCTGGTAGTCTGGGTCGTCGAGCATCCGCGTCGGTAGATCATCCTCATTGAGGTTCGACAAGGCATCGTCAGGGAATCGCCGGGATCGATCCCATTCGACGATCACTTTAATCGTTGCCAGCGCGACTTTTCCGAGCCGTTTCTGTCGACCGAACCGATCTAGGTTCATCGTTGCCATTGCGGCGACTGCTGCACGTTGCTGGTGAGATGGAAGATCGAGCGCAGAGCAGAACGACTCAGTAACGCGCCCCTTGTCACGAGCTGCTTCACGAGCACTGTGGCTGCCATCGGAGCGATGCCGGCCTTCGTTATGCCGGATGAGTTTTGTTACATCTCCGCCAGCGCTTCCGATCCCGACCCGCGTGTCACCGAACGCATCGTACCCGGTAGTGTACTTCTCAGGTGAATGGTCGAGTTCTTGTTGACGGGATGGTTTCTGTTCTGGAGTTTCGTCGGCAAGATATTGGTCAGTCTCTTTTGACTCTTCTTCGTCGCCGTCTACATCCTCGCTTGTTCTCTCTCTCATCGCTGACCCCCAAGTACTGTAAAGACAATTACCAGATACTGTCTTAGTTCTTGACCTCGTTTGCATACCCTCCTGCTTACGGTGACTCCATCCATAGCGGTGTGAGAGCAAGCCGGTGGGAAGCACGCCACTTTGACATCCGAACCGTGCGATACTTTTTCACTCGTTCAGGCAGTCACGTCGCAGGTACTGCTGGCACAATTCATAGGGCAGGCCGCCAAGATTTGGAGCATGGACCGCGAAACGTTTGCGGGGATCGCTGAACAGTACCCGTGGGCTAGTTGGGCTGTGTGGGACGACGCATTCCCCGACGGCGACTGCGTTGAGAAGCGCCCCGAGCGCTTGGTCGAATTCGTCCATGACCAGGCCGAGATGCTGACTCCAGCCATCGTCCTGATGGGGTTGAATCGATCTGATGACCTCCCCGCCCCCTACTCAAACTTCCACGCACCAACTCCGAAGCACTACGATTACCGGCTGAAAGAATTCATTCAGGACGGCGGGTTGAACTGCCTCCAGGGGGCGTACATGACTGACCTCGTGGATGAGGTTGACCCGGACAGCCAGAGCGTTGAGGTAAGCGACGACGATGCCGCAGTACTGTTGGAACAGTTGCGCGAGCTTGGCGAATCCGAATACCACGTCGTATGCTTCGGGAACAAACCGTTCGACGGGGTCGTTGGATACTTCGATGCCGAAGTGACCTCCCACTCACCCGATCTCAAGCAAGCCGTGATCAAGACTGACGGACTCACATTATACGTTTACCGAGTCTGGTTCTACGGGCTCTACGGCGCAAATCAGGAGAAGGTGGATGTGCTCAGGCAACAATTACACGAATTGAACGAGC
Encoded proteins:
- a CDS encoding molecular chaperone Tir translates to MNERGSGEPEETEETEEGQESRDNVDNESANNSYDVFISHAGEDKDPVARPLANELRDREFDVWFDEFELQIGDRLRRSIDDGLANSNHGIIILSEAYFGKQWPEEELEGLMSRENDNTDIILPLWYGVGEKEVTEYSPMLSGRVAGVIDEDNVDRIAESLSGILRD